Proteins from one Salvelinus sp. IW2-2015 linkage group LG32, ASM291031v2, whole genome shotgun sequence genomic window:
- the LOC111956320 gene encoding tyrosine-protein kinase Lyn encodes MGCKKSKLNDGLNGGVLDGKNQRPVRPDQTVYVRDPTSSKPNATSNSPPGGLLPGQVFMKMEEQSESGKIVIALYPYDAKHKDDLGFKKGERLKVLEEHGEWWKAKSLTSKKEGFIPSNYVAEANTMETEEWFFKEITRKDAERQLLAPANKAGSYLIRESETSKGSYSMSIRDVDAQGTDTVKHYKIRMLDNGGFYISPKITFPDIGSMINHYHKQSDGLCRKLEKLCDKPKAQKPWDKDAWEISKESIKMVKKLGAGQFGEVWMAFYNNTTKVAVKTLKPGTMSAEAFIEEANLMKTLQHDRLVRLYAVVTKVEPIYIITEYMSNGSLLDFLKGEVGCKVQLPKLIDFSAQIAEGMAYIEKKNYIHRDLRTANVLVSESLLCKIADFGLARVIEDDQYTAREGAKFPIKWTAPEAINYGSFTIKSDMWSFGVLLYEIITYGKIPYPGMSNGEVMTSVQRGYRMPRPENCPTELYDIMTSCWKSKPDDRPTFDYIQSVLDDFYTATEGQYQQQP; translated from the exons ATGGGTTGTAAAAAATCCAAGCTAAATGACGGTCTGAATGGAGGTGTGCTTGATGGCAAGAACCAACGGCCAGTACGTCCTGACCAAACTGTATATGTGAGAGATCCCACCTCCAGTAAACCAAATGCTACA AGTAACTCACCTCCTGGAGGTCTCCTGCCTGGTCAGGTATTCATGAAAATGGAAG AGCAATCTGAGTCTGGTAAAATAGTTATTGCACTATACCCATATGATGCAAAACACAAAGACGATTTGGGATTCAAGAAGGGGGAAAGGCTTAAGGTTCTTGAAGA GCATGGTGAATGGTGGAAggctaagtctctgacctctaAGAAAGAAGGGTTCATACCCTCCAATTATGTTGCTGAGGCCAATACCATGGAGACAGAGGA ATGGTTTTTTAAGGAAATTACAAGGAAGGACGCAGAGAGACAACTTTTGGCGCCTGCAAACAAAGCAGGATCTTACCTCATTCGTGAGAGTGAGACATCAAAGG GAAGTTATTCCATGTCTATCAGAGATGTGGATGCCCAAGGGACGGACACTGTGAAACATTATAAGATCCGCATGCTGGATAACGGAGGCTTCTATATCTCTCCTAAGATCACATTCCCTGATATTGGCAGCATGATAAATCATTATCACA AACAATCGGATGGTCTCTGTCGAAAGCTGGAGAAGCTGTGTGATAAACCCAAAGCTCAGAAGCCATGGGACAAAGATGCCTGGGAGATCTCCAAGGAGTCCATCAAGATGGTGAAGAAACTAGGAGCAGGACAATTTGGTGAAGTGTGGATGG CGTTCTACAACAACACGACCAAGGTGGCAGTGAAGACACTGAAGCCAGGCACCATGTCAGCTGAGGCCTTCATTGAGGAGGCTAACCTGATGAAGACCCTGCAACACGACAGACTGGTGCGCCTCTACGCCGTCGTCACCAAGGTCGAGCCTATCTACATCATCACAGAGTACATGTCCAACG GTAGCCTCTTAGATTTCCTAAAAGGTGAGGTAGGCTGCAAAGTTCAGCTACCTAAGCTCATCGATTTCTCTGCACAG ATTGCAGAGGGAATGGCTTACATTGAGAAGAAGAACTACATCCACCGTGACCTGAGAACAGCCAATGTCCTGGTGTCTGAGAGTTTGCTGTGTAAAATAGCTGACTTTGGCCTTGCTAGAGTTATAGAAGATGACCAGTACACAGCCAGAGAGG GTGCAAAGTTTCCCATCAAGTGGACAGCACCAGAGGCCATCAACTATGGCTCCTTCACTATCAAATCAGACATGTGGTCCTTTGGAGTCCTCCTGTATGAAATCATTACCTATGGAAAAATACCTTACCCAG GGATGAGTAATGGTGAGGTGATGACTTCCGTGCAGAGAGGTTATAGAATGCCCCGCCCTGAGAACTGTCCCACCGAGCTCTATGACATCATGACCAGCTGTTGGAAGAGCAAGCCAGATGACAGGCCTACATTTGACTACATCCAGAGTGTCCTAGATGACTTTTACACCGCCACAGAGGGCCAGTACCAACAGCAGCCCTAG
- the LOC111957272 gene encoding uroporphyrinogen decarboxylase, translating into MENDDLILPKDFPKLKNDAFLRACQGQETNHVPVWCMRQAGRYLPEFREFRAGKDFFETCRSPAACCELTLQPLRRFPFDAAIIFSDILVIPQAMGMDVQMVAGKGPTFPEPLKEPEDLLLLQHKVDVNKELGYVFKAITLTRHKLDGKVPLIGFTGAPWTLMAYMIEGGGSTTHSKAKRWLYRHPEASHKLLKMLTDVIVEYLLGQVAAGAQALQVFESHAGCLGPVEFQEFSLPYLRDIARKVKDQLKESGQDVPMIVFAKDGHYGLEDLSQSHYEVVGLDWTIDPRSARERTGGKVSLQGNMDPCALYAPKERISEIVKKMLEGFGTRGYIANLGHGLYPDMDPENVGAFVEAVHTHSRHLNLK; encoded by the exons ATGGAAAATGACGATCTAATACT CCCCAAAGACTTCCCTAAGTTGAAGAATGATGCATTCCTCCGTGCATGCCAAGGCCAGGAGACCAACCATGTTCCTGTGTGGTGTATGAGACAGGCTGGACGCTACCTGCCAG AGTTCCGTGAGTTCAGAGCTGGGAAGGACTTCTTTGAAACGTGTCGGTCACCTGCAGCCTGCTGTGAACTCACTCTCCAG ccattgagaCGTTTCCCATTTGATGCTGCCATCATCTTCTCAGATATCCTGGTTATCCCACAG GCCATGGGTATGGATGTCCAGATGGTGGCAGGAAAGGGCCCTACGTTCCCAGAGCCCCTAAAGGAGCCAGAAGACCTGCTGCTCCTGCAGCACAAGGTGGACGTCAACAAGGAGCTGGGCTATGTCTTCAAGGCCATCACATTGACACGCCACAAACTGGATGGCAAGGTCCCTCTGATCGGCTTCACTGGTGCCCCG TGGACCCTAATGGCCTATATGATTGAGGGGGGAGGCTCAACAACCCACTCCAAGGCTAAGCGCTGGCTGTACCGCCACCCTGAGGCCAGCCACAAGCTGCTAAAGATGCTGACTGATGTCATCGTAGAGTACTTGCTGGGACAGGTGGCTGCTGGGGCACAG GCCTTGCAGGTGTTTGAGTCCCATGCTGGCTGTCTGGGCCCAGTGGAGTTCCAGGAGTTCTCCCTGCCCTACCTCCGAGACATCGCCCGTAAGGTCAAAGACCAGCTGAAGGAGTCAGGCCAGGATGTCCCCATG ATTGTGTTTGCCAAGGACGGCCACTATGGTCTGGAGGACCTCTCTCAGTCCCACTATGAGGTTGTTGGTTTGGATTGGACCATCGATCCACGCTCAGCACG AGAACGGACGGGAGGAAAGGTTAGTCTCCAGGGGAACATGGACCCCTGTGCACTCTATGCCCCCAAG GAGCGTATATCGGAGATAGTGAAGAAGATGCTGGAAGGCTTTGGGACCAGAGGGTACATAGCCAACCTGGGCCACGGGCTGTACCCTGACATGGACCCAGAGAATGTGGGTGCCTTTGTAGAAGCTGTCCACACTCACTCTCGCCACCTCAACCTCAAGTAA